The Mytilus trossulus isolate FHL-02 chromosome 13, PNRI_Mtr1.1.1.hap1, whole genome shotgun sequence genome has a segment encoding these proteins:
- the LOC134694685 gene encoding uncharacterized protein LOC134694685: MGERCFNIWVCLAITFIGISLALVGIICWREFLLKEKKTDTRITRENLIKYYPTIYGIYTTNISYEEILLKGAKRLTPTNEYFNSNKNCSFNCVTNEVEGVLRSDHNRAGVYNHGCCKSTRVIESPPFYQNINGVNREIVQFNDTQQMINMPQVFWREECSQAMRCTGCRCQYIDQATSAVVYKTGYTSLTAIYISHLEIDIFYLHGCCKCFNV, translated from the exons ATGGGAGAACGCTGTTTTAATATATGG GTATGTCTTGCCATAACATTCATTGGAATAAGTTTGGCACTGGTTGGCATTATTTGCTGGAGAGAGTTTCT ATtgaaagagaagaaaacagATACAAGAATAACTCGTGAAAACCTTATTAAATACTATCCCACCATATATGGTATTTATACAACTAATATTTCCTACGAAGAGATATTGTTAAAAGGTGCAAAACGTCTTACGCCTACCAATGAATATTTCAATTCTAATAAGAATTGCAGTTTCAACTGTGTAACTAATGAAGTAGAAGGTGTACTTAGATCGGATCACAACCGTGCAGGTGTTTACAACCATGGCTGTTGTAAATC aacACGAGTCATTGAATCACCTCCATTCTATCAAAACATAAATGGCGTAAATAGGGAAATTGTACAGTTCAATGATACACAGCAGATGATAAACATGCCGCAGGTATTCTGGAGAGAAGAATGCAG tcaaGCCATGCGTTGTACTGGTTGCCGTTGTCAATACATTGATCAAGCCACTTCAGCAGTTGTCTACAAAACTGGATACACGTCATTAACAGCCATATACATTTCTCATTtggaaatagatattttttatttgcatgGATGCTGTAAATGCTTTAACGTATAA
- the LOC134694018 gene encoding uncharacterized protein LOC134694018, with protein MVRKVKGFKSKKQTERLRKVLQGLVDRRSERCTTDGKVPSVMKDHSYASANDGNPPIHVAQQLFSTTTETSWSMDRRIVELGVLAEGLSGCKKCGLPLQLTHASGIVTYGLSAIIKIPCYNTRCLHINNVATGKRHNKIWDANTKLATAMVHTGIGGRQVNTFLTALNIPPVSNTLLSARQKESGGAIETVAESTMAVCLSEELDITKNKSDTDELSVSVDGAWQKRGSGRSYDSLSGHCSMIGAETGKVIGYSVRSKFCKTCDEANRKGTKAKMHDCRLNWDGSSKAMEQDMVVEMVQNIKNSGITVGTIIADDDTTTIARLRKKVNPNIKKMSDRNHVKKNIANSLYSLGQKHKKLNQKIIKYFLNCLNYMLCQNQNDPDGVENGLEAVGRHPFGDHTFCDKTWCSHVEDPSKKYASLPFGKPLKDIPLQTALMDLMKGYKTRSSKLSNLGSTQGNESFNKSVASKAPKAHFYSGSSSLNIRVAASVAQKNEGQSYLLKVNKKIGLSPGVHTKRLAILRDIQARKRKAISVTRKEKIRRIQLRNRRIKKNTVKELCEGLSYSSAIDLQDHQDITEIPSAPSPPTEHCHIQETAKLVCFDFETTSLARDSHITQIAAVSGDNHWSCYVTPKIPITNQASDITGITVRNGRVFHQGKPVDSLSISKAMEDFFKFIKGEGDNIYLGGHNIKTFDCHVLINTLKCIGKSNILYTHVQGFLDTRLLFKINNPDLKSFSQINLLKTLLNCDYAAHDALQDVTFLQKLMESSKIDFTDAKFSSATFTVPAAFHSFDQSASCKLNLPTLLEFVDNKVLSIGMARKIAASNLNKASLLIAFSRGQENGLQQLFSEECGKGPRVTKSSKIINAVSKYISEHLIES; from the exons aTGGTACGCAAAGTGAAAGGTTTTAAGAGTAAAAAGCAGACGGAGCGGTTACGGAAGGTTCTACAGGGTCTAGTAGATCGGAGAAGTGAAAGGTGTACAACAGATGGCAAGGTTCCTTCCGTTATGAAGGACCATTCTTATGCATCCGCGAATGATGGCAACCCCCCCATACACGTCGCGCAGCAGTTGTTTTCAACTACTACAGAAACTTCCTGGTCTATGGACAGACGGATAGTGGAACTTGGTGTACTTGCAGAGGGTCTGTCCGGTTGTAAAAAGTGTGGACTACCTCTACAGTTGACGCATGCATCTGGCATTGTGACATATGGATTGTCAGCTATTATCAAG ATACCATGTTATAATACCAGATGTCTTCACATAAACAATGTTGCAACTGGGAAAAGACATAACAAGATATGGGATGCCAACACCAAATTAGCTACAG ctaTGGTACATACTGGAATTGGAGGAAGACAAGTCAACACATTCCTCACAGCTCTCAATATACCACCTGTGAGTAATACATTACTCAGTGCAAGGCAGAAGGAATCAGGGGGTGCTATAGAGACTGTTGCAGAGAGCACCATGGCTGTATGTCTATCTGAAGAACTAGATATTACAAAGAA taaatCTGATACTGATGAATTGAGTGTGAGTGTGGATGGAGCCTGGCAGAAAAGGGGAAGTGGCAGGTCATATGACAGTCTATCAG gACACTGTTCCATGATTGGTGCAGAAACTGGAAAGGTTATAGGTTACAGTGTTCGCAGCAAATTTTGCAAAACCTGTGATGAAGCTAACAGAAAGGGAACTAAAGCAAAAATGCATGACTGTCGACTTAATTGGGATGGTAGCTCTAAAGCTATGGAGCAGGATATGGTAGTGGAAATGGTCCAGAATATAAAAAACAGTGGTATCACTGTTGGCACTATTATTGCTGATGACGACACCACAACCATTGCAAGACtgagaaaaaaagtaaaccccaatataaagaaaatgtctGATCGAAATCAcgtcaaaaaaaatattgccaaCTCACTGTACAGTCTCGGacagaaacataaaaaattgaatcagaaaataatcaaatacttcttaaattgtttaaattatatGCTGTGCCAAAACCAGAATGACCCTGATGGTGTTGAGAATGGTCTGGAAGCTGTGGGTAGACATCCATTTGGTGACCACACTTTTTGTGATAAAACATGGTGTTCACACGTTGAAGATCCATCAAAGAAATATGCATCTCTGCCGTTTGGAAAGCCATTAAAAGACATTCCTCTCCAAACGGCATTGATGGACCTTATGAAAGGATACAAAACACGAAGTAGCAAGCTGTCTAATCTAGGAAGCACACAGGGGAATGAAAGTTTCAACAAAAGTGTGGCATCCAAAGCACCAAAGGCACATTTTTACAGTGGTTCCTCCAGTCTAAATATAAGAGTAGCGGCATCTGTTGCACAGAAAAATGAAGGGCAATCCTATTTACTCAAG GTCAACAAAAAAATAGGTTTATCTCCAGGTGTCCATACAAAGCGGTTGGCAATTTTAAGAGATATCCAAGCAAGAAAAAGGAAGGCAATTAGTGTCACACGGAAAGAAAAAATCAGACGGATCCAGCTGAGAAACAGAAG aataaagaaaaatactgtAAAAGAATTGTGCGAGGGCCTAAGTTACAGTAGCGCAATTGATCTGCAGGACCACCAGGACATTACAGAGATTCCCTCTGCACCATCTCCACCTACAGAACACTGCCATATTCAGGAGACAGCAAAACTTGTTTGCTTTGACTTTGAAACTACAAGTTTAG CACGTGACTCACACATCACTCAAATAGCTGCTGTCAGTGGGGACAATCATTGGAGCTGTTACGTAACTCCAAAGATTCCAATAACAAATCAAGCTAGTGATATTACTGGCATTACAGTTAGGAATGGCAGAGTGTTTCATCAAGGGAAACCTGTTGACTCTCTTTCTATTTCTAAGGCCATGGAAGATTTTTTCAAGTTCATCAAAGGAGAAGGTGATAATATATACCTTGGAGGTcataacattaaaacatttgattgtCATGTTCTGATCAatactttaaaatgtattgGAAAATCCAACATTCTATATACACATGTTCAAGGATTTTTGGACACCAGACTTCTCTTCAAAATTAATAACCCAGACCTCAAATCTTTCTCACAAATAAATTTACTCAAAACTCTACTGAACTGTGATTATGCTGCACACGATGCACTACAGGATGTGACTTTCCTTCAAAAACTTATGGAATCCTCCAAAATTGACTTTACTGATGCCAAATTTTCCTCTGCAACTTTTACTGTTCCAGCAGCATTCCATTCCTTTGACCAATCAGCTTCATGCAAGTTAAATCTACCTACACTACTGGAATTTGTTGACAATAAGGTGTTAAGCATTGGAATGGCACGGAAAATTGCAGCTTCGAACCTTAATAAGGCTTCACTTCTTATAGCATTTTCAAGAGGTCAGGAGAATGGATTACAAcaacttttttctgaggaatgTGGCAAAGGACCAAGAGTAACAAAATCTTCTAAAATAATTAATGCTGTTTCCAAGTATATTTCAGAACACTTAATTGAAAGTTAA
- the LOC134695052 gene encoding uncharacterized protein LOC134695052 gives MFENRINFQNLVLQGAIFLQPVNQTFDDGKNCSFSCNDYNGTTLNRKKRATTNDVFHACCVSNVNFISPDKMHNILMVQKDLVHLNKFRQVFKNDNCSQAVGCTGCTCMHQMDLVTAVVYKQGFNKNNADSIDQMEIDLFYMPGCCKCVNGQTN, from the exons atgtttgaaaaccgtatcaactttcaaaatttagttttacaAGGAGCGATATTTTTGCAGCCTGTTAATCAGACATTTGACGATGGTAAAAATTGCTCATTTTCTTGTAACGATTATAATGGAACAACATTAAATCGAAAGAAACGTGCAACAACAAACGACGTTTTCCATGCGTGTTGTGTTTC GAATGTTAACTTCATATCACCAGATAAGATGCATAATATATTAATGGTTCAAAAAGACTTAGTTCATCTCAACAAATTTCGCCAGGTCTTCAAAAATGACAACTGCAG tCAAGCAGTTGGTTGTACcggatgtacatgtatgcatcaaATGGACTTGGTCACAGCAGTAGTATATAAACAaggatttaacaaaaataacgcAGACAGTATTGATCAGATGGAAATAGATCTTTTTTATATGCCCGGATGTTGTAAATGTGTAAATGGTCAAACAAATTAA